In Fructilactobacillus cliffordii, a single genomic region encodes these proteins:
- a CDS encoding glycosyltransferase family 4 protein, with product MNIGLFTDTYFPQVSGVATSIKTLKDELERRGNHVYIFTTTDPNADEKQEAGIYRFSSIPFISFTERRIAVRGLFQATQIAKGLDLDLVHTQTEFSMGVIGKFVARNLNIPCVHTYHTMYEDYLHYVANGHLLKPIHVKEGTLAFCRHLDGIVAPSKRVLDKLTDYGVKSPIRIIPTGVDLHHYEDCGNAAELRKQLGLTPNQPVLLSLSRLAYEKDIDTLIGQMPTILEAVPETHLIIVGDGPAADDLHQQVARSGLQAHVTFTGEINNQKVNAYYRMADLFVSTSNSESQGLTYIEAMAADTKVVVADSPYTNDLITDPSLGKTFTTLAEFSSDVIEYLQHPAAYPDKPELRHQKLHDISADYFVDQIEIFYRNVVDRYVSTDDKE from the coding sequence TTGAATATCGGCTTATTTACAGATACATATTTTCCCCAAGTTAGTGGAGTGGCAACTTCCATTAAAACGTTAAAGGATGAATTAGAACGACGGGGTAATCATGTTTATATCTTTACGACCACGGATCCAAATGCGGATGAGAAACAGGAAGCAGGGATTTACCGCTTCTCAAGCATTCCGTTTATTTCGTTTACAGAACGACGGATTGCAGTTCGGGGGCTTTTTCAGGCCACCCAAATTGCGAAGGGATTGGATTTAGACTTGGTTCACACTCAAACTGAGTTTTCGATGGGGGTGATTGGCAAGTTTGTGGCTCGGAACCTTAACATTCCATGCGTGCACACTTACCACACCATGTACGAGGACTATCTACACTACGTTGCCAACGGTCATTTATTAAAGCCGATTCACGTCAAAGAGGGAACGCTAGCCTTCTGTCGTCATTTGGATGGAATTGTAGCTCCTAGCAAACGTGTTTTAGATAAACTAACTGACTACGGCGTTAAAAGTCCGATTCGAATCATTCCGACGGGAGTCGATTTACATCACTACGAGGATTGTGGGAATGCAGCTGAATTGCGGAAACAACTAGGGTTGACTCCAAACCAGCCGGTTTTACTGTCGTTAAGCCGATTGGCATATGAAAAAGACATTGATACTTTGATTGGCCAAATGCCAACGATTTTAGAAGCTGTTCCTGAGACCCATCTCATCATTGTGGGGGATGGACCAGCAGCGGATGACTTGCATCAACAGGTGGCTCGGTCTGGTTTACAAGCTCACGTGACGTTTACCGGCGAAATTAATAACCAAAAGGTAAATGCTTACTATCGGATGGCAGACTTATTTGTGTCGACGTCTAACTCCGAATCCCAAGGATTAACCTATATTGAAGCGATGGCTGCTGACACCAAGGTAGTGGTAGCTGATAGTCCTTATACCAACGATTTGATTACAGATCCATCTCTAGGAAAAACCTTCACCACGCTAGCAGAATTTAGTAGTGACGTGATTGAATACTTACAACATCCGGCTGCTTATCCTGACAAACCCGAGTTACGACACCAAAAGTTACATGACATCTCGGCTGATTATTTTGTGGATCAAATCGAAATCTTTTATCGCAACGTTGTGGACCGCTACGTTAGCACTGACGATAAGGAGTAG